Within Candidatus Hydrogenedentota bacterium, the genomic segment AGCGCCTCCGTCTCTCCCCCCTCCCCCACAAACAGGGCATAGCGCCCGCCGTTCCGGACGTGGAGCGCGCCGGGGCCGTGGCACTCCTCGCAGCCGAGAGCCTCGTGGAACCCGCCGATAAACTCCCGCTTGTCCGGCGCCTGTTTCCCGTTGTGGCAGGCCAGGCAGGTGTCGGTGCCCACATACCCCAGCCCCAGCGGTTTGCACCCCGCCGCACCCAGGACAAGCGCCACCGACAGCCCAAGCAGGCACACGCAAAGGGGCGCGCGGCGCGCGGCAACGCCCAATGACCCTCGGACTTGACTCACCGACCCGCTCCTTCCCGGCGCGCCGCACGCCTCCGGGGCCGCGCGGCGACACAGGTTGACCGAAAACAGTTGACAGGAAATACAACGGCATAATAATACGTTAGAAGTTTGTTTTGCACATCAGGAAAAATACCGGATGTTTGGGGCGGGCCGGTCCTGTAATATTCAGTATTATCACAACCCATGGGATTGATGATCGGCCGTGGCTGCCTTGATGATGAAAGACAGGAAACAGCGCTTCTCCGGCGTGTTCCGCATCGCCGTGTGGGCGCTGTTTGTCTACATGGTCATCGCGGCCCTCCACGGCATGGCGCCGCAAATCTGGCGGCATCACTGCGCGGACGGCAATGACAACGGGCCTTTTCGGACGCTGCTGTTCTCCCCCTTCACCGCCCTTGTCATGGCGGTGTTCGCCCTGGTCCTCGCCCCCAAAACTTGCCACGTTGCGGCGTTTACCGGCCTCGCGCCGAAACCCGCACCCCTGTCCCCCTGGCTGCTTCGGGGTCCCCCCGCCGTTTTCTTAGTTTCCCATCCCGTTTTGACACTCAGAAAACCAGGCCCACCCGGATACTCACGCCCGAAACCCGAGGCGTGTCCGGACACGGCGCATTCAAAAAGGACCCCAAAATGCAACGCAAAGGATTCACTCTTATCGAACTGCTCGTGGTCATCGCGATCATCGGGATTTTGGCCGCCATACTGCTGCCGGCGCTGGCGCGCGCCCGCGAGGCCGCGCGGCGGTCCGGCTGCCAGAACAACCTCAAGCAGCTTGGCCTCGTCTTCAAAATGTACGCGGGCGAGTCGAAAGGGCAGCGGTATCCCACCATGCAGGCGGGCATCGAGCCGCTGGTGGACGAGAACACGCTCCAGCCCACGGGCGCCAGTTTCGGCGTCTATTCTTTCAACCCCAACATCCACCAGATATACCCCGAATACCTGACGGACCCCGCCGTGCTGGTGTGCCCGTCCAACTCGCACATCAAGGTGGACGACCTGAAGAACGCGCGCGGGGACTGGATGGTCCCCTACGCCGTGGACGACGGCACGGGCCAGGCCACGCTGGGCAAGGGCATCCATCTGGTGATGAACAGCTACATGTACGTCGGCTGGGTCTTTGACCGCTGCGCCCCCACGAACAGCCAGATGCCGCTGATGCCGTTCACCCAGGAACGGGGCCCGGCCCAGTACTGGAAAACCACCGCCAGCGCCATCATGTCCATGCGCATGGGCAACCTGGGCACGCGCGACGCGGACATCACCGACTCGAACATCTATCCCATGTTCGGCCGGGTGGCCCCGGACGGCAACGGCGGCGGCGGCACAATCTACCGCCTCCGCGAGGGCGTCGAGCGGTTCCTGATCACCGACATCAACAATCCCGGCGCAAGTGCGCAGGCGCAGAGCAACGTCTGGATTGCCTTCGACCTGATCGCGAAGGGCGCGGACAAGGTGCAGTATTTCAGCCATGTCCCCGGCGGCAGCAATGTGCTCTATCTGGACGGCCATGTGGAGTTTCTGCGCTACGCCCAGGACGGGCCGCAGCCGGTGAACGCGGGCATGGCCCGCGCGATTACCGCCATGCCGCACGCGCTGGAATTCTAATAGTAGAACCGCGAAAGGCTCCGGGGCCGTTGCCGTCAACAGACGCGGCGGTCCCGGTTTTTTGTTTGGGGGTGGGCAAAAACCAACGGGAACGCAGGGGGATGCAGGCGGGACGCCTGCGCTACTGTGGGAAGATGCAAATGGGACGCCTGCACTACTGGGGCTGTCAAAAAGGTCACAACCAGAGACGAGACCAAGAAACCGACCCTTCGTCATTCCCGTGAAAACGGGGATCCAGAAATGCAGGATCGGCGCAACCTGTTGGTATTAATGGATTCCCGCGTTCGCGGGAATGACGGTGGCGGAGTGGGTGTGTGGTGGCAAAGTAAAGGGAATTGCACGATGTTAGTTTTTGGAAGGCCCCATTACTGTGGAAAGACGCGGGCGGGGGCTGTTGCGCCCGCCCATTGCAGGACATCCCAACGGGCCTATTCCTGCGCGTCGTCCTCGTCTGTGCGGGCCACTTCCCGCTCGTATTCGATGGGGTGCCGCTCGCGGAGGTCTTCCAGGGTGATCCGGCCCGTGATCCACGACCAGTTCATGGGGTAGGTGTGCGGGTCGAAGATCATGTAATAGAGGTGCCAAACGATGATGGTGAGCACCGCCAGCCACGCCTCGTAGAAGTGGACCAGGGCGACAACATCCAGGGCGACTTTGGGCAGGTAGGTGAGGAACGTGTTCACGAACCACATGGAGAACCCCGTGAGGATCATCAGCAGGGTGCCCCACCACATGCCCCAGTACTCGAATTTCTCGATGTAGCTGTACCGGTCGAACTTGGGCGGCGCGGGCCGCAGCCCCACCATGTACTGGAGGTTGTGGACCACGTCCCAGAAGTCGCGCATGCGCATCATCAGATGGCCCAGTTCGGTCCGGCCCGACCTGGTGAAAAGCAGGAAGCAGGCGTTGACCAGCGCGATCCCGACCAGGACCAGCGCCGAGGCGCGGTGCACCACGCCCCGCGCCGCAAGGCCGGTCTCCCCGTGGAAGAGCAGGCTGGCCCACCATGTCTCGGGGTAGCGCAGGGCGAAACCCGACACGGACAGGGCGATGAAGGAGACGGTGAGCACGAGGTGACCGATGGTCATGCCCCGGCTGAAGCGCTTGTAGGTGCCCCTGACCCTGCGCTCGGCCCAGAATTTTGTCAGCGCGCGGCGGCCCATGGAAAGGGTGTTGTGGAAGACCATGCCGCCGATGATGGCGGTGATGAGGGCGATGTAGAGGAGGCGGACGATGCCCAGCGCCTTCTGGCCCGGGTCCGTGGGCATGATGTGGACGCGGCCCACCGCAAAATTGGGGCCGGCGTTCTGGTGGCACTTCCCGCAGGTCCCGGGCAGGTTGTCCTTGTGGGTGGACGACTCGGAATCCTCCGCGGAGAGGATCAGGTGGTTCCCGTGGCAGCTCGCGCAGGTCGCGACAATTTCAGAACCGCCCGCGCTGGCCATGCCGTGGTAACTGTCCATGTAGCTCGCCTGCCGGCCCGTCACCAGGCCGAACTTGCTCATCACCCGCTCGTTGTCGTGGCAGCGCGTGCAGGTGGCGACCACCTGCTGGCGCCTGTCCACCCGCGAGCCCTGCTGGCTTGGGGGAAGGATGTCATGCTCGCCATGGCAGTCGGCGCAGGTGGGCGCGTCCTTGATGCCCGCCTTCATGGCCCGGCCGTGGATGCTCCGCTCGTATTCGGCGAGGGCCTCCGGATGGCAGGATCCGCAGGTTTCGGGGATGTTCTTCCGGTAAACCCTGGACTCCGGGTCGTCGGAGGGAAGCAGGTCGTGGGCGCCGTGGCAGTTCGTGCACGCCGCGGCCTCCAGGTTGCCGCGCGCGATGGCCTGGGCATGGCCGCTGTTGAGGTAGCTTTCCGTGGGGTTCGCCACGGAAATCAGGTGGTCCTTGACCAGATTGGGGTTGGAGTGGCACTTGCCGCAGGTCTGCGGCTGCTTCGCCTTGGCGACGCTCGACAGCGGGTCCGCCACGGCGCGCATTTCGTGGATGCCATGGCAGTCCGCGCAGCCGCTGACATCGGGGTTGCCCTCGCTCAGCATCCGCCCGTGGGGGGTTTTCGCGTAGGCCTCGCTCTCCTCGTGGCAGATGCCGCAGTCCACCTTCTGCAGCTCCGGCGGATGCTCGATCTCCGTCACGTCCGTGTGGCAGCCGACGCATCCCTCTGAACCGTGAACGGAGGCGGTGTAGGCCTCCTCGTCGAGATAAAGATGCCGGACCGAGCCGTCCGGGCGGATCACCTGGAATTCAATGTCCCCGTGGCAGAACAGGCACTCCGCGTCGTCCAGCGCCGCGCAGGGCAGAGCGCCCAGCAGGCATGCAGCCAGAACACAGCAAAGGCCGAAACACCGTGAGACAACCGGCGCGGTGTGCGTTGTGATGGGCATGTTTTTCATGAAAATGATGTCCCCGTATGCAAAACCGGGTGAATTTTCTCATTTTCAGGCACCCCAGACAACAGGGATTTTTCCGGATATTAGCAGATATTCCCAGATTCTTGAGCGGTGGAGGGCAATCCTGTATCATATTGGTGGACTTAAAGGAGTATGCGCCCCATGAAAATTTCCAAAAAGACGGTGTATGCCCTGCGGGCGGTGTTCGAGCTTGCCCGGCAGCACGGCGGCGGGCCGGTGACCATCGCCGCAATCGCCGAGGCGCAGGCGCTGCCCGCCCGGTTTTTGGAAAACATTCTTTACCAGTTGAAGCTGGGGGGCATCGTCACCTCCGCGCGGGGGCGCGAAGGCGGCTACTGGCTGGCCCGGCCGCCCGACGAGGTGAGCGTCGGGGACGTGCTTCGCCTCATGGAGGCGACGGTCAACGTGGTGGAGTGCCTGGGCGGAAACATGCGGGATGACTGCCCGCTCCGCGACAATTGCGTGTTTCTGCCCATGTGGTCCCGCGCGCACCGGGCGATGCTGGCGGTATACAACGGCACCTCCTACGGTGATCTTGTCCGGGAACACAGCGCGGGCACGTCCAAAAAGAAGACACCGGGCCTCGCCGAGTTCATTTAGCGGGTCGCCTCACATCACCACCGGCACACCGCCCAGCCGCGCCTTGAGCGCGAGCCCTTCCTGATAGCCCGTTTCAAGGGCCTTTTTGTTCACCTCCCCGGTGCCCTTGGGCGCCCTGGACAAAACGACGTCCAAGAGTGTGTCCAGCGGGGTCAGCCCGGTGATTGCCGCAATGGTCCCGAGGGAGACCACATTGGCGACCATGACATTCCCCAGCCGCTCGCGCGCGATTTGGGTGAAGGGCAGGCCGTAGTGCCGGCCCGCCGGGACACGGCTGACCAGCATGTCGTCAACAACGAGGATGCCGCCGTCCTTCAGGTCGGGGTAATATTTGTCGAGGGCTTCCTGGGTCATGGCCAGCAGGAGGTCGAGACTGAGCGCCTTGGGGTAGTAGATTTCATCGTCTGAAATGACCACGTCCGACTTGGAGGCGCCGCCGCGCGCCTCGGGCCCGTAGGACTTGGTCTGCACCACCCGTTTCTGGGGATTTGCGCCGACCGCCTCGGCCATAAGCATGGCGGCCAGCACGAGTCCCTGCCCGCCGGAGCCGGAAAAGCGCATCTCGAAGCGGTCCCCGGCCACGTCCAAGTCCGTCAGAGAAAGCGCGCTCATGCCTTTTTCCCTTTCGCCGCCAGGGCGTCAATCAGCCCCTGGTACTCGTCGCACATCTCCGATTTCGTCTCGTCGCGGTGAAGGACGCCTGTCAGAAGCATGTCCTTGGTCTCCTCGTCCACCATGCTTTGGGCCTTTCCGGCGTTCGTGGCCTTCTCCTGGAACATGCGCAGCAGCGCGGTGGCCTGGCCCAGGCGGTTGAGCCGCCCGTAGTAGGTGTGGCAGTTCGAGATGACCTCGACAAGGGAGAAGCCGCGGTGCTCGACGGCCTCCATGATCAGCCGCTCCATCTGCGTGGCGTGGTAGGCGGTGGTCCGGGCGATGAATGTCGCCCCGGCGCCTTTCGCCAAATCGCACGCCTCGAACTGTTTTTCGGGGTTGCCGTAGGGGATGGTGGTGGCGTTGGAGTGCTGCGGGGTGGTCGGCGAGGTCTGCCCGCCGGTCATGCCGTAGATGTAGTTGTTGATGAGGATGGTCGTGATGTCAATGTTCCTGCGGCAGGCATGGATCAGGTGGTTGCCGCCGATGGAGAGGCAGTCGCCGTCGCCGGTCACCACGATGACCTTCAGATCGGGCCGGGAAAACTTGATGCCCGTGGCGAAGGCCAGCGCCCGGCCGTGGGTGGTGTGGAGCGCCTGGAAGTCCAGGTAGACCGGCATGCGGCTGCTGCACCCGATCCCTGAAACCAGCGCCACGTTGTCCCTGTCGAGGCCGAGCTTGTCAATGGCGCGCACGAGGGCGTTCATCACTATCCCGTTGCCGCATCCGGGGCACCACAGGTTGGGGAACTTCTTGTGCGGGCGCAGGTACTTCAGGACAATGTCAGACTCCTGCCTGACGGGGGGGGACTCTTTGATGGTGGTGGCTGTCATGTCCAAACCTCTTGG encodes:
- a CDS encoding cytochrome c3 family protein, which gives rise to MKNMPITTHTAPVVSRCFGLCCVLAACLLGALPCAALDDAECLFCHGDIEFQVIRPDGSVRHLYLDEEAYTASVHGSEGCVGCHTDVTEIEHPPELQKVDCGICHEESEAYAKTPHGRMLSEGNPDVSGCADCHGIHEMRAVADPLSSVAKAKQPQTCGKCHSNPNLVKDHLISVANPTESYLNSGHAQAIARGNLEAAACTNCHGAHDLLPSDDPESRVYRKNIPETCGSCHPEALAEYERSIHGRAMKAGIKDAPTCADCHGEHDILPPSQQGSRVDRRQQVVATCTRCHDNERVMSKFGLVTGRQASYMDSYHGMASAGGSEIVATCASCHGNHLILSAEDSESSTHKDNLPGTCGKCHQNAGPNFAVGRVHIMPTDPGQKALGIVRLLYIALITAIIGGMVFHNTLSMGRRALTKFWAERRVRGTYKRFSRGMTIGHLVLTVSFIALSVSGFALRYPETWWASLLFHGETGLAARGVVHRASALVLVGIALVNACFLLFTRSGRTELGHLMMRMRDFWDVVHNLQYMVGLRPAPPKFDRYSYIEKFEYWGMWWGTLLMILTGFSMWFVNTFLTYLPKVALDVVALVHFYEAWLAVLTIIVWHLYYMIFDPHTYPMNWSWITGRITLEDLRERHPIEYEREVARTDEDDAQE
- a CDS encoding Rrf2 family transcriptional regulator; translation: MRPMKISKKTVYALRAVFELARQHGGGPVTIAAIAEAQALPARFLENILYQLKLGGIVTSARGREGGYWLARPPDEVSVGDVLRLMEATVNVVECLGGNMRDDCPLRDNCVFLPMWSRAHRAMLAVYNGTSYGDLVREHSAGTSKKKTPGLAEFI
- a CDS encoding 2-oxoacid:acceptor oxidoreductase family protein, which gives rise to MSALSLTDLDVAGDRFEMRFSGSGGQGLVLAAMLMAEAVGANPQKRVVQTKSYGPEARGGASKSDVVISDDEIYYPKALSLDLLLAMTQEALDKYYPDLKDGGILVVDDMLVSRVPAGRHYGLPFTQIARERLGNVMVANVVSLGTIAAITGLTPLDTLLDVVLSRAPKGTGEVNKKALETGYQEGLALKARLGGVPVVM
- a CDS encoding 2-oxoacid:ferredoxin oxidoreductase subunit beta, which encodes MTATTIKESPPVRQESDIVLKYLRPHKKFPNLWCPGCGNGIVMNALVRAIDKLGLDRDNVALVSGIGCSSRMPVYLDFQALHTTHGRALAFATGIKFSRPDLKVIVVTGDGDCLSIGGNHLIHACRRNIDITTILINNYIYGMTGGQTSPTTPQHSNATTIPYGNPEKQFEACDLAKGAGATFIARTTAYHATQMERLIMEAVEHRGFSLVEVISNCHTYYGRLNRLGQATALLRMFQEKATNAGKAQSMVDEETKDMLLTGVLHRDETKSEMCDEYQGLIDALAAKGKKA